The proteins below are encoded in one region of Coleofasciculus chthonoplastes PCC 7420:
- a CDS encoding GH1 family beta-glucosidase produces MGSATASYQIEGAVNEGGRKPSVWDTFSATPGRTLNGDTGAVACDHYHRYEHDIDLMAQLGIQHYRFSIAWSRIIPDGRGTVNEQGIDFYKRLVDCLRDKGITPHATLFHWDSPQALEEAYGSWQSRQMAIDYADYVTTVVSRLGDRITHWMTLNEIPCFTHWGYGVNSDPPHAPGTRVSSLKQVWQTSHHALLAHGLGCQAIRAASPVPCSVSLVDNFAVTVPINESPDHIEAAKKAFHTVGKNGGIIFPALTGKYSPALLEKLGENAPDIQDGDLKTIHQPLDILGFNVYFGDYVRAVDNKLGYEIIKFPEHYPKLNMPWLHILPDCIYWGIRHISETVGRPDLPIVITENGCAVADELNSQGEVIDIDRIFYLRQHLRSAHRAIAEGYPLNGYFLWSLMDNFEWSYGYDRRFGLIYIDYPTQNRIPKASFDWYRECIRTNRVV; encoded by the coding sequence GTGGGGAGCGCTACAGCTTCCTATCAAATCGAAGGTGCAGTAAACGAAGGTGGGCGCAAACCCAGTGTTTGGGATACATTTAGCGCTACTCCTGGACGTACCCTGAATGGTGATACAGGTGCTGTGGCTTGTGATCATTATCATCGCTACGAACACGATATAGACTTAATGGCACAACTGGGTATTCAGCACTATCGGTTTAGTATCGCCTGGTCACGAATTATTCCCGATGGTCGTGGTACGGTGAATGAACAAGGGATTGACTTTTATAAGCGTTTGGTGGATTGCTTGCGGGATAAGGGGATTACGCCCCACGCGACTTTGTTTCACTGGGACTCCCCCCAGGCGTTAGAAGAGGCTTACGGTTCCTGGCAAAGTCGGCAAATGGCAATCGATTATGCTGACTATGTTACCACCGTGGTCAGTCGATTAGGCGATCGCATTACCCATTGGATGACACTGAATGAAATACCCTGCTTTACTCATTGGGGTTATGGGGTTAATTCTGATCCGCCTCATGCACCGGGAACGCGGGTGAGTTCACTCAAACAAGTCTGGCAAACTTCTCACCACGCCCTTTTAGCCCATGGTTTAGGGTGTCAAGCCATTCGCGCCGCATCACCTGTTCCCTGTTCAGTAAGTTTAGTCGATAATTTTGCAGTAACCGTACCGATTAACGAATCTCCTGATCATATAGAGGCGGCTAAAAAAGCATTTCATACTGTTGGAAAAAATGGCGGGATTATTTTCCCCGCCTTAACTGGAAAGTATAGTCCGGCGTTGTTGGAAAAATTAGGCGAGAATGCACCCGATATTCAAGATGGAGACTTAAAAACCATTCATCAACCTTTAGATATTCTGGGATTTAATGTTTACTTCGGCGACTATGTTCGCGCTGTTGATAATAAATTAGGATACGAAATTATCAAATTTCCTGAACATTATCCAAAACTAAATATGCCATGGTTGCATATTCTGCCCGATTGTATTTATTGGGGGATTCGCCATATTAGTGAAACAGTGGGACGTCCCGATTTACCCATTGTGATTACTGAAAACGGTTGTGCTGTTGCGGATGAGTTAAATAGTCAGGGGGAAGTTATCGATATTGATCGCATTTTTTACCTGCGTCAACATCTGCGATCGGCTCATCGGGCTATTGCTGAAGGGTACCCCCTCAACGGATATTTTCTCTGGAGTTTGATGGATAACTTTGAATGGTCTTATGGCTATGATCGTCGATTTGGATTGATTTATATTGATTATCCCACTCAAAACCGGATTCCGAAAGCCAGCTTTGATTGGTATCGAGAATGTATTAGAACCAATCGAGTGGTGTAA
- a CDS encoding MBL fold metallo-hydrolase encodes MFKSPRLVLNHIFAFPPNRDTLGGTAYFIVENGTGVLIDCPAWHDGTHQFLRDHGGVSCLFITHRGGIGKAQEIQEAFGCKLVIQEQEAYLLPSANVTPFQRELAISERCTALWTPGHSPGSACLYYNQEGGVLFSGRHLLPNPEGEPVPLRVSKTFHWQRQLRSLQFLLDRFTPDTLSYLCPGANTGALRGKGAIDQAYKHLSQIDRV; translated from the coding sequence GTGTTCAAATCCCCCCGCCTAGTCCTTAATCACATTTTCGCATTTCCACCCAATCGTGACACCTTAGGAGGTACAGCTTATTTCATTGTAGAGAATGGGACTGGGGTGTTGATTGATTGTCCAGCTTGGCATGATGGCACTCACCAATTTTTGCGGGATCACGGCGGTGTCTCCTGTCTGTTCATTACCCATCGCGGCGGTATTGGCAAAGCCCAGGAAATTCAGGAAGCCTTTGGCTGTAAGCTGGTGATTCAAGAACAAGAAGCTTACCTGCTACCCAGCGCCAACGTTACTCCCTTTCAGCGAGAGTTGGCGATTTCTGAGCGTTGTACTGCCTTATGGACACCGGGTCATTCTCCGGGTTCCGCTTGCCTTTACTACAACCAGGAAGGGGGCGTATTATTTTCTGGACGCCATTTGCTACCGAACCCAGAGGGAGAACCTGTACCGTTACGAGTGTCAAAAACATTTCACTGGCAACGGCAACTTCGCAGCCTCCAATTTCTCCTTGATCGCTTTACGCCAGATACTCTAAGTTATCTTTGTCCGGGGGCAAACACCGGGGCGCTGCGGGGAAAAGGCGCGATCGATCAGGCTTATAAACACCTGTCTCAAATTGACCGAGTTTGA
- a CDS encoding glycosyltransferase family 4 protein translates to MANLKNTPTHHLFVFLEIFAIEGGIQSYVKNILQAYISIQAQTEADIGAEVFLLRDSLGCDNPFDVPCLKFHYLKTKPPMLGRLRLAAALGLCLWQKRPKHVFCGHINLAPLIQFLCQPLGIPYTVLTYGKEVWQELPNSQRQALTGAAQIWTISRYSRDRACAANGLDPDQIKILPCMVDGDAFTPGDKSPALIQRYDLAGAKVLMTVARLWSGDIYKGVDVTIRALPKIATVFPDVKYLVIGRGDDQPRLAQLTQELGVRDRVVFGGFVPTSDLVEHYRVADAYIMPSQEGFGIVYLEAMACGKPVLAGDADGSADPLQDGRLGWRVPHRDPDAVAAACIEILKGEDQRCDGEWLREQCLAQFSRDAFQEQFKQLLYNLP, encoded by the coding sequence TTGGCAAATCTAAAGAATACCCCAACTCATCATTTATTTGTTTTTCTAGAGATTTTTGCCATTGAAGGCGGTATTCAATCTTACGTCAAAAATATATTACAAGCGTATATATCCATTCAAGCTCAAACTGAAGCCGATATAGGGGCTGAGGTATTTTTACTCCGGGATAGCCTAGGATGCGACAATCCGTTTGATGTTCCCTGTCTAAAATTCCATTACCTGAAAACCAAACCCCCAATGTTAGGGCGTCTCCGGTTAGCCGCAGCGCTGGGGCTTTGTTTATGGCAAAAACGTCCAAAGCATGTCTTTTGTGGTCATATTAACTTAGCCCCTCTAATTCAGTTTCTTTGTCAGCCATTGGGTATTCCTTACACTGTTTTGACTTATGGTAAGGAAGTTTGGCAGGAATTACCCAATTCCCAACGTCAGGCGCTGACTGGTGCGGCTCAAATCTGGACAATTAGTCGCTACAGTCGCGATCGCGCTTGTGCGGCGAATGGGTTAGATCCCGATCAGATAAAGATTTTACCCTGTATGGTGGATGGTGATGCCTTTACTCCGGGTGACAAGTCTCCAGCGTTAATTCAGCGATATGATTTGGCAGGGGCTAAAGTATTAATGACTGTAGCACGTCTGTGGTCAGGGGATATTTATAAGGGAGTAGATGTGACGATTCGCGCCCTCCCCAAAATCGCGACGGTTTTCCCAGATGTAAAATATTTAGTCATTGGGCGCGGTGATGACCAGCCTAGATTAGCACAATTGACTCAAGAACTTGGTGTTCGCGATCGCGTCGTTTTTGGTGGGTTCGTTCCCACCAGTGACTTAGTGGAACATTACCGAGTGGCTGATGCTTATATCATGCCCTCTCAAGAAGGCTTTGGTATTGTTTATCTAGAAGCCATGGCATGTGGTAAACCTGTATTAGCTGGGGACGCCGATGGATCGGCTGATCCCCTACAAGATGGGCGTTTAGGCTGGCGAGTACCGCATCGTGATCCAGACGCCGTAGCAGCAGCCTGTATTGAAATCCTTAAAGGCGAGGATCAGCGCTGTGATGGGGAGTGGTTGCGAGAACAATGTCTGGCTCAATTTAGCCGAGATGCTTTTCAGGAACAGTTTAAACAACTCTTATATAATTTACCTTGA
- a CDS encoding FecCD family ABC transporter permease, with the protein MRVWRLLPWFLILLPLAWLISRWLDLMALGEDLPRTLGLSLEKARLMSVAIAVGLAATAVATVGTISFVGLLAPHAARLLVGSRHRQLLPIAAILGAILVTLADSLGRIILAPREMPSGLVTALIGAPYFLWLLYRNQK; encoded by the coding sequence ATGCGGGTATGGCGATTACTCCCTTGGTTTCTGATTTTACTGCCGTTGGCGTGGCTGATTTCGCGTTGGCTCGATTTGATGGCATTGGGGGAAGACTTACCCCGTACCCTCGGATTATCCTTGGAAAAAGCTCGCCTCATGTCCGTTGCGATCGCGGTGGGTTTAGCGGCGACAGCCGTTGCTACGGTGGGTACAATTAGTTTTGTTGGCTTACTCGCCCCCCACGCCGCCCGTCTCTTGGTTGGTTCTCGTCATCGCCAACTGCTCCCCATTGCCGCAATTTTGGGAGCGATTTTGGTTACCCTGGCGGATAGTCTGGGTCGAATTATTCTTGCTCCCAGAGAAATGCCTTCGGGACTGGTCACAGCACTAATTGGCGCTCCCTATTTTCTGTGGCTACTTTATCGAAATCAAAAGTAA
- the petB gene encoding cytochrome b6 translates to MFSKQVTESKAFNWFQERLEIQALAEDVTSKYVPPHVNIFYCLGGITLVCFIIQFATGFAMTFYYRPTVTDAFASVQYIMTDVNFGWLIRSVHRWSASMMVLMMILHVFRVYLTGGFKKPRELTWVTGVILAVITVSFGVTGYSLPWDQVGYWAVKIVSGVPDAIPVVGSLIVELIRGGQSVGQATLTRFYSLHTFVLPWLIAVFMLLHFIMIRKQGISGPL, encoded by the coding sequence ATGTTTTCTAAGCAGGTAACTGAATCAAAAGCTTTTAACTGGTTTCAGGAGCGTCTAGAAATTCAGGCATTAGCTGAAGACGTAACATCAAAGTACGTTCCTCCCCACGTTAATATCTTCTACTGTCTCGGTGGAATTACTCTGGTTTGCTTTATTATCCAGTTCGCTACTGGATTCGCAATGACCTTCTACTACAGACCAACGGTCACTGATGCATTTGCGTCTGTGCAGTACATCATGACTGACGTCAACTTCGGTTGGCTGATCCGTTCCGTCCACCGCTGGTCTGCCAGTATGATGGTGCTAATGATGATTTTGCACGTCTTCCGGGTTTATCTGACAGGCGGATTCAAAAAGCCACGGGAATTAACCTGGGTAACAGGCGTAATCTTGGCAGTCATTACCGTTTCCTTTGGCGTGACAGGGTACTCTCTACCTTGGGATCAAGTGGGCTACTGGGCGGTCAAAATCGTCTCCGGTGTTCCTGATGCGATTCCTGTAGTTGGTTCCTTAATCGTTGAACTCATTCGTGGCGGTCAAAGTGTGGGTCAAGCTACCTTGACTCGCTTCTACAGCCTGCACACCTTTGTTCTTCCTTGGCTCATTGCCGTCTTCATGCTGCTGCACTTTATCATGATTCGCAAGCAGGGTATCTCTGGTCCCCTCTAA
- the trmFO gene encoding FADH(2)-oxidizing methylenetetrahydrofolate--tRNA-(uracil(54)-C(5))-methyltransferase TrmFO, translating to MEQQAIQVIGGGLAGTEAAWQIAQAGVSVVLHEMRPVQMSPAHHTGELAELVCSNSFGALSSDRAAGLLHEELRRLDSIVIAKADNHAVPAGGALAVDRGVFSHDLTETLASHPLIELRRGEVPQIPPDGVVVLTTGPLTSPALATDLQRFTGMDYFSFFDAASPIVVGESINQDIAFMASRYDKGEAAYLNCPMNREEYLRFWQELCQAEKAEVKDFEQETAKFFEGCLPIEEMARRGEDTMRYGPLKPVGLFDSRQGDFRAPENQSKRPYAVVQLRQEDKAGQLWNMVGFQTNLRWGEQKRVFRLIPGLENAEFVRMGVMHRNTFINSPELLYPTLQFKNRPTLLAAGQLMGTEGYTAASAGGWLAGTNAARLVLGLEPITLPPTTMMGALFEFISSASPKHFQPMPPNFGILPPLGVRIKGKKERYGAYRDRALADLQSWRQKCQVSAA from the coding sequence ATGGAACAACAGGCAATTCAGGTAATTGGTGGTGGATTAGCGGGTACGGAAGCCGCGTGGCAGATTGCCCAAGCGGGTGTGTCTGTGGTACTCCATGAGATGCGTCCGGTGCAGATGAGTCCTGCCCATCATACTGGAGAATTGGCGGAATTAGTCTGTAGTAATTCCTTTGGGGCGCTATCGAGCGATCGCGCGGCGGGGTTGTTGCATGAAGAGTTACGCCGTCTGGATTCTATTGTTATCGCTAAGGCGGATAACCATGCGGTTCCGGCTGGGGGGGCGTTGGCGGTGGATCGGGGGGTATTTAGCCACGATTTGACCGAAACCCTGGCTAGTCATCCCTTGATTGAGTTACGGCGGGGGGAAGTGCCACAAATTCCCCCAGATGGGGTTGTGGTGCTGACAACAGGTCCGTTGACGAGTCCAGCTTTAGCAACAGACTTGCAGCGCTTCACTGGAATGGACTATTTCAGTTTCTTTGATGCTGCGTCGCCGATTGTCGTTGGGGAGTCGATTAATCAAGATATTGCGTTTATGGCGTCCCGATATGACAAGGGAGAAGCAGCTTATCTGAATTGTCCCATGAATCGGGAGGAATATTTACGGTTTTGGCAGGAATTGTGTCAGGCGGAAAAAGCCGAAGTAAAGGATTTTGAGCAAGAAACGGCAAAGTTCTTTGAAGGCTGTTTACCGATTGAAGAAATGGCGCGACGGGGGGAAGATACTATGCGTTATGGTCCCCTAAAGCCTGTAGGATTATTTGATAGCCGTCAGGGAGATTTTCGCGCCCCAGAAAATCAGAGTAAACGCCCCTATGCCGTGGTACAGTTACGCCAAGAAGATAAGGCGGGTCAGTTGTGGAACATGGTTGGGTTTCAGACAAACCTGCGTTGGGGCGAACAGAAGCGCGTGTTTCGGTTAATTCCAGGATTGGAAAATGCTGAGTTTGTGCGGATGGGCGTGATGCACCGAAATACGTTCATTAATTCGCCAGAGTTGCTGTATCCCACGCTACAGTTTAAAAATCGCCCAACCCTGTTAGCGGCGGGTCAATTGATGGGAACGGAAGGGTATACGGCTGCATCGGCTGGGGGGTGGTTAGCCGGGACAAATGCAGCGCGGTTGGTGTTGGGATTGGAACCGATTACGTTACCGCCAACGACGATGATGGGGGCATTATTTGAGTTTATTAGTTCCGCCTCACCGAAACACTTTCAACCCATGCCACCGAATTTTGGTATTTTACCACCGTTGGGAGTACGGATTAAAGGGAAAAAAGAACGGTATGGGGCGTATCGCGATCGCGCTTTAGCTGATTTGCAGAGTTGGCGGCAGAAATGCCAAGTCTCGGCGGCTTGA
- a CDS encoding PEP-CTERM sorting domain-containing protein (PEP-CTERM proteins occur, often in large numbers, in the proteomes of bacteria that also encode an exosortase, a predicted intramembrane cysteine proteinase. The presence of a PEP-CTERM domain at a protein's C-terminus predicts cleavage within the sorting domain, followed by covalent anchoring to some some component of the (usually Gram-negative) cell surface. Many PEP-CTERM proteins exhibit an unusual sequence composition that includes large numbers of potential glycosylation sites. Expression of one such protein has been shown restore the ability of a bacterium to form floc, a type of biofilm.), with protein MTDETSVPESTSIVGLFAIGAFGVVAQLRRKQKSATVIKK; from the coding sequence TTGACCGATGAAACTTCAGTTCCCGAATCGACTTCTATTGTCGGGTTATTTGCGATTGGTGCTTTCGGTGTTGTTGCCCAGTTACGGCGCAAACAAAAGTCGGCTACTGTGATAAAAAAGTAA
- the petD gene encoding cytochrome b6-f complex subunit IV → MSILKKPDLSDPKLREKLAQGMGHNYYGEPAWPNDLLYTFPIVIMGTIALCVALAVLDPAMVGEPSDPFATPLEILPEWYLYPSFQILRVVPNKLLGIALTGAIPLGLILVPFIENVNKFQNPFRRPVATTVFMIGTLVTLWMGIGATFPIDKSFTLGLF, encoded by the coding sequence ATGTCAATTCTGAAAAAGCCGGATCTCAGCGATCCCAAATTACGCGAAAAGCTGGCTCAAGGCATGGGTCACAACTACTACGGTGAACCTGCTTGGCCCAATGACCTGCTGTACACCTTCCCAATCGTGATTATGGGGACAATCGCGTTATGCGTTGCTCTAGCTGTCCTCGATCCAGCTATGGTTGGCGAACCCTCTGATCCGTTTGCCACTCCCCTAGAAATCCTACCGGAATGGTATCTCTATCCCTCATTCCAAATTCTGCGTGTTGTTCCTAATAAACTGTTAGGGATTGCGTTGACGGGAGCGATTCCACTCGGTCTAATCTTGGTTCCCTTTATCGAAAACGTCAACAAGTTCCAAAACCCCTTCCGCCGCCCAGTGGCAACCACTGTCTTTATGATTGGTACCCTGGTTACGCTGTGGATGGGTATTGGCGCAACATTCCCCATTGACAAATCCTTTACTTTGGGTCTGTTCTAA
- the ctpA gene encoding carboxyl-terminal processing protease CtpA: protein MPKRSFWVGLIILCQIVLLWVGWTPSASASTQEQQLFSEAWRIVSQAYVDDSFNEQNWWLVRQKTLKKDLENRDATYKAIEGMLATLDDPYTRLLKPSQYRSLKVNTSGELSGVGLQIALDDETGQLAVVAPIAGSPAEEAGIQPRDRIVAIDGETTAALTLDEAAARMRGPVGTSVTLSIQSKDEEPRVIELVRDRIALNPVYAALDSESNNIPIGYIRLTQFSANAPTEIEAAINRLEKEGANAYILDLRNNPGGLLQAGLEIARLWLDRGTIVYTVNRNGMMGSFDAFGQAVTESPLVVLVNQGSASASEILAGALQDNGRAELVGERTFGKGLIQSLFDLSDGSGLAVTVAKYETPNHRDINKLGITPDWEVSLDPIPVTRAGTASDRQYQAAVELLTGNSVLAAKAA, encoded by the coding sequence ATGCCAAAACGATCATTCTGGGTTGGACTGATAATCCTTTGCCAAATTGTCCTGCTATGGGTGGGGTGGACTCCCTCAGCTTCAGCATCGACTCAAGAACAACAACTATTTTCCGAAGCGTGGCGGATTGTCTCGCAAGCGTATGTGGATGACTCCTTTAACGAGCAAAACTGGTGGCTGGTGCGCCAGAAAACTCTGAAGAAGGATTTAGAGAACCGTGATGCCACGTATAAGGCGATTGAGGGCATGTTAGCTACTCTGGATGATCCCTACACGCGACTGTTGAAACCGAGTCAATATCGCAGTCTCAAGGTGAATACATCTGGTGAACTGTCTGGTGTGGGGTTACAAATTGCCCTTGATGATGAAACCGGACAATTAGCTGTTGTAGCGCCCATCGCTGGATCTCCCGCCGAGGAAGCCGGAATTCAACCGCGCGATCGCATTGTGGCAATTGATGGCGAAACCACAGCCGCCTTAACCCTTGATGAAGCTGCCGCCCGGATGCGTGGACCTGTTGGCACAAGTGTAACCCTCTCAATTCAGAGTAAAGACGAAGAACCTAGAGTGATTGAACTCGTGCGCGATCGCATTGCCCTCAATCCAGTTTATGCCGCACTCGATTCTGAATCCAACAACATCCCCATTGGCTACATTCGCTTAACCCAATTTAGTGCCAATGCGCCCACGGAAATCGAAGCTGCCATTAACCGATTAGAGAAAGAAGGGGCAAATGCTTACATTCTCGATCTGCGGAATAATCCCGGCGGTTTATTGCAGGCGGGTTTAGAAATTGCTCGTCTCTGGCTGGATCGTGGCACTATTGTCTATACCGTTAATCGCAATGGCATGATGGGCAGTTTTGATGCTTTTGGACAGGCAGTTACAGAATCACCATTAGTCGTATTAGTCAACCAGGGAAGTGCCAGTGCCAGTGAAATTTTAGCAGGCGCACTTCAAGATAATGGTAGAGCAGAACTTGTCGGGGAACGAACCTTTGGGAAAGGTTTAATTCAGTCCTTATTTGACTTATCCGATGGATCAGGGTTAGCCGTAACCGTTGCCAAATACGAGACGCCCAATCATCGAGATATCAACAAGTTAGGGATTACGCCGGATTGGGAGGTGTCTCTTGATCCGATTCCTGTGACTCGTGCGGGTACAGCCTCAGATCGCCAATATCAAGCCGCCGTGGAGTTATTGACGGGGAATTCTGTCTTAGCCGCTAAAGCCGCATAA
- a CDS encoding site-2 protease family protein — translation MELWLLLILLVFIAYFIGRYSVTRMNRMPTPSQNSATGSTVSQAAEKLGLRPITKQEETELRNCFPWGVYYLQNLEYRPQAVLCRGKLRTNPDAAYKTVRKNVEAEFGDRFFVIFQESFSGKPFFALVPNPYTQSRGKRLQDELTRPGLALALFVITLFTTTVVGATQIAGLSPEQVQSNPEALLRGLPYALALMAILGVHELGHYLVALYYKMRTTLPYFIPIPFFLGTFGAFIQMRSPVPNRKALFDVGIAGPVAGLLVALPLLFWGLAHSSPVPLTEESGLVNIQSLDPRFSLLLSVLSKWALGSQFMPDMAINLHPVAVAGYIGLVVTAFNLMPVGQLDGGHIIHAMFGQRTGAAIGQLSRLLMLVLAFLQPDLLLWAIILILLPVIDEPALNDVSELDNWRDFAGLLALTVLVSILLPVPGTLSQWLNF, via the coding sequence ATGGAACTCTGGTTACTCCTAATTTTACTTGTTTTCATTGCCTACTTTATTGGCAGGTACTCGGTTACCAGGATGAACCGGATGCCGACACCCTCTCAAAACTCAGCGACTGGATCAACCGTTTCCCAGGCGGCTGAAAAGTTAGGGCTGCGTCCAATAACCAAGCAGGAAGAAACGGAACTGCGAAATTGTTTTCCTTGGGGAGTCTACTATCTCCAGAATCTGGAGTATCGTCCCCAAGCGGTTTTATGTCGAGGTAAACTCCGTACCAATCCGGATGCAGCTTACAAAACAGTGCGGAAAAATGTTGAAGCCGAATTTGGCGATCGCTTTTTTGTGATTTTTCAGGAAAGCTTCAGTGGGAAACCCTTTTTTGCCCTGGTTCCCAACCCCTACACCCAGTCTAGAGGGAAACGGTTGCAGGACGAGTTAACCCGACCGGGCTTAGCCTTAGCTCTCTTTGTGATTACCTTGTTTACCACAACTGTGGTGGGTGCCACTCAGATTGCCGGACTTTCTCCGGAACAAGTGCAATCCAACCCAGAAGCATTACTGAGAGGATTGCCCTATGCCTTAGCCCTGATGGCAATTTTAGGGGTTCACGAACTCGGTCATTACCTCGTCGCCCTGTATTACAAAATGCGGACGACTCTGCCCTACTTTATCCCTATCCCCTTTTTCTTAGGTACCTTTGGCGCATTTATCCAGATGCGATCGCCTGTACCGAATCGCAAAGCCTTATTTGACGTAGGTATCGCTGGTCCCGTGGCGGGGTTACTGGTTGCCCTTCCCCTTCTATTTTGGGGGTTAGCCCATTCTAGTCCGGTTCCGTTGACAGAGGAATCGGGATTGGTGAATATCCAATCCTTAGATCCGCGTTTTTCCCTATTGCTGTCAGTCCTCAGCAAATGGGCATTAGGTAGTCAATTCATGCCAGATATGGCAATCAACCTGCATCCAGTCGCTGTGGCTGGGTATATTGGGTTAGTCGTCACGGCGTTTAATTTAATGCCCGTCGGTCAACTGGATGGCGGTCATATTATCCACGCCATGTTTGGACAGAGAACCGGTGCAGCCATTGGTCAACTGAGTCGCTTATTGATGTTGGTTTTGGCATTCCTACAACCCGATTTACTCCTGTGGGCGATTATTTTAATCTTGCTACCCGTCATCGATGAACCTGCGTTGAACGATGTTTCAGAATTGGATAACTGGCGGGATTTTGCTGGATTGCTAGCGCTGACTGTTTTGGTGAGTATTCTCTTACCCGTTCCGGGAACCCTGTCGCAATGGTTGAATTTTTAG
- a CDS encoding FHA domain-containing protein: MSQTETSRFHKPANNSTPKDLHQPSEASDAQESHLLLVQDDEGRRIVPLDAEVYSLGRSPNCDIRLFSMFVSNQHATLRRIALDDGSYCYKIMDGNLQGQPSTNGILVNGRKISAYELKDSDHVMFSGSSGVSAKYYRLKPEDKRLKSEDKQSGSQDPFDITLIDPSVLDG, translated from the coding sequence ATGTCTCAAACTGAAACTTCCCGATTCCATAAACCTGCCAACAACAGCACCCCCAAGGACTTACATCAGCCTTCTGAGGCTTCAGATGCTCAAGAAAGCCATCTATTGCTGGTGCAAGATGATGAAGGACGCCGAATCGTTCCCTTAGACGCGGAAGTCTATTCCCTTGGTCGATCGCCGAATTGCGATATCCGCTTGTTCTCCATGTTTGTCTCAAACCAACATGCGACGTTACGACGGATAGCACTTGATGACGGGTCTTACTGCTACAAAATTATGGATGGCAATCTCCAAGGTCAACCTAGCACCAATGGTATCTTGGTTAATGGTCGTAAAATTAGTGCTTACGAACTTAAAGATAGCGATCACGTTATGTTTAGCGGTAGTTCAGGGGTGAGTGCGAAATACTACCGACTGAAGCCCGAAGATAAAAGACTTAAGTCTGAAGACAAACAAAGCGGATCTCAAGACCCGTTTGATATTACTCTAATTGACCCCAGTGTGTTAGACGGCTAG
- a CDS encoding N-acetylmannosamine-6-phosphate 2-epimerase, which yields MTANSQNLISALRHGLIVSCQAPVDSPLHDPLVIAAMAQASVNQGAVGVRIDTPAHIQAVRKQCPTTPIIGLWKQQIPGSEVYITPQFHHAQAIALAGADIIALDATLRQRPGGETLSELIPRIHAELGKPVMADIDTLESATAAVKAGADVVGTTLYGYTASTQHLQPPGFELLSQIVEQLDVPTICEGGIASPQMAQQALQLGADAVVVGTAITGIDWQVKAYQKAMREGYEL from the coding sequence ATGACAGCCAATTCTCAGAACTTAATTTCAGCCTTACGTCACGGTTTGATTGTGTCTTGTCAAGCCCCCGTTGACTCGCCACTCCATGATCCATTGGTGATTGCGGCGATGGCACAAGCCTCTGTGAATCAGGGCGCGGTTGGGGTGCGAATTGATACCCCTGCCCATATTCAAGCGGTGCGAAAGCAATGTCCGACAACGCCGATTATTGGCTTGTGGAAACAACAAATACCTGGATCTGAAGTTTACATTACCCCTCAATTCCATCATGCCCAGGCGATCGCGTTAGCCGGGGCTGATATTATTGCTCTTGATGCTACGTTACGACAACGCCCTGGTGGGGAAACCCTCTCTGAATTAATTCCCCGAATTCACGCGGAATTGGGTAAGCCAGTTATGGCGGATATCGATACGCTGGAAAGTGCAACCGCCGCCGTGAAAGCTGGGGCTGATGTTGTCGGAACAACTCTTTATGGTTACACCGCCTCAACCCAACATCTTCAACCCCCAGGATTTGAACTTTTGTCTCAAATCGTCGAACAGTTAGATGTGCCAACTATCTGTGAAGGGGGGATTGCCTCGCCCCAGATGGCACAACAAGCCCTCCAGTTAGGCGCTGATGCTGTGGTGGTGGGAACGGCGATTACGGGAATTGATTGGCAGGTTAAAGCCTATCAAAAGGCGATGAGGGAGGGTTATGAATTATGA